One window of the Verrucomicrobiia bacterium genome contains the following:
- a CDS encoding lyase family protein → MDKRYMVPDITHLWSLEQRLLGWQETEIACIRADQHLGNISPEIADAMVQVLEANPIDISVYEANDKELRHDLNAFLQERERFLPKEYHKYFHREMTSYDTQEPAMARRLQASAALVAAGLERLDQVLLAQAEKYRYSPMVGRTHGQWAELQTFGFRCLRYRAVLKLCQAQLEFAQSFLDYSKISGAIANYTGRTMEEEWVALDLLNLRPFYGASQIMPRIIYLPLIGAMRAAGELLGQIALDVRLNARSGCPIMQEFFSPKQMGSSAMPHKRNPIQTEGAAGILTLLFGYLGSLEDVIQTWEERAIEQSSTERVAWPDAFHALIYCLGRIASVLEKEYVYTDNMLLEIKNMGGCYATSRVKTLLKNLGVAYGLAGEEAYRIVQLAAFNVIPVPDPYLPPAQSLEEAEERLQALMAEPREGQPLHLRDVLMQGALQPSAFLETSAEDLERWNAILKKMFSFPGPQEALREAFLLKSHLKGEEGVFKALLAS, encoded by the coding sequence ATGGATAAACGTTACATGGTACCGGACATCACGCATTTGTGGAGTCTGGAACAGCGCCTTTTAGGATGGCAAGAAACCGAAATTGCCTGCATTAGGGCGGATCAACATCTGGGAAACATTTCCCCTGAAATTGCTGACGCGATGGTGCAGGTACTGGAAGCAAATCCCATCGATATTAGTGTGTATGAAGCCAACGACAAGGAACTTCGTCACGACCTCAACGCGTTCCTCCAAGAGCGCGAGCGATTCCTCCCCAAGGAGTATCACAAGTACTTCCACCGGGAAATGACTTCCTACGATACCCAGGAGCCAGCAATGGCCCGCCGCCTTCAGGCGTCGGCCGCCCTCGTGGCAGCTGGGCTTGAGCGGCTTGACCAGGTTCTCTTGGCGCAGGCTGAGAAATACCGATACTCCCCTATGGTGGGGCGCACCCACGGGCAATGGGCCGAGCTTCAAACATTCGGCTTCCGGTGTTTGCGCTACCGTGCCGTACTCAAGCTCTGCCAAGCGCAGCTAGAGTTCGCGCAAAGCTTTCTGGATTACTCAAAGATCTCAGGCGCCATTGCCAACTACACGGGTAGGACAATGGAGGAAGAGTGGGTGGCCCTGGATCTGTTGAATCTCAGGCCGTTCTACGGGGCTTCCCAGATCATGCCGCGTATCATCTACCTCCCGCTTATCGGCGCCATGCGTGCCGCGGGAGAACTCTTGGGCCAGATTGCACTCGATGTGCGTCTCAACGCACGGAGCGGGTGCCCCATTATGCAGGAGTTCTTTTCTCCTAAACAAATGGGATCATCAGCTATGCCTCACAAGCGCAACCCTATCCAAACGGAGGGTGCGGCTGGCATCCTAACGCTGCTCTTCGGGTACCTGGGTTCCCTGGAAGATGTTATCCAGACCTGGGAAGAGCGTGCCATCGAGCAGAGCTCTACCGAGCGGGTGGCGTGGCCCGACGCGTTCCATGCACTGATCTACTGCCTAGGCCGCATTGCCTCGGTGCTGGAGAAGGAATATGTCTACACCGACAACATGCTCCTGGAAATCAAGAACATGGGTGGATGTTACGCTACGAGCCGGGTCAAAACCCTGCTCAAGAACCTGGGCGTCGCCTACGGCCTTGCAGGGGAAGAGGCGTACCGCATCGTGCAGCTTGCTGCCTTTAACGTGATACCTGTTCCTGACCCGTACCTTCCTCCGGCCCAGAGCCTTGAGGAAGCCGAAGAGCGCCTTCAGGCCCTCATGGCAGAGCCTAGGGAGGGGCAACCCCTTCACCTAAGGGACGTCCTCATGCAAGGGGCATTGCAGCCCTCTGCGTTTCTCGAGACATCAGCCGAGGACCTGGAACGATGGAACGCCATCCTGAAGAAGATGTTTAGCTTCCCTGGGCCTCAAGAGGCGCTGCGGGAAGCTTTCCTTCTCAAGAGCCATCTGAAGGGGGAGGAAGGGGTCTTCAAGGCCCTCCTCGCCTCCTAA
- a CDS encoding ComEA family DNA-binding protein: protein MREKAISLLKRYWRQGTLAVVVIGLGAAILLLPHLRVKAAGIGRLIIGSSGEPVTIITENGEADALKERMAGLEAEVAALKEARLKDGELITSLQQEYQAASAEVAAAHDTFVREAEQARAVSKKAGTGSSSGVDSPTASSSVAELPTVSKKVSINRGTLAQLDSLPGIGPSYAQRIIDYRTEHGAFKSIDDLDQVSGIGPATIDKIRDLIEL from the coding sequence ATGCGAGAGAAAGCAATTTCTTTACTGAAGAGGTACTGGCGGCAGGGAACACTTGCCGTAGTTGTAATTGGGTTGGGCGCTGCAATACTGCTACTCCCCCACCTCCGTGTTAAAGCCGCGGGCATAGGGCGGCTTATTATTGGAAGCAGCGGGGAGCCAGTAACTATCATTACGGAGAATGGGGAAGCCGATGCATTAAAGGAGCGCATGGCTGGGTTGGAGGCGGAAGTGGCTGCCTTGAAAGAAGCGCGCCTTAAAGACGGCGAGCTCATCACTTCCCTGCAGCAGGAGTACCAGGCAGCCAGTGCAGAGGTAGCTGCGGCGCACGATACGTTTGTACGGGAAGCGGAGCAAGCGAGGGCCGTAAGTAAAAAGGCGGGGACGGGGAGTAGTAGTGGGGTGGACTCCCCTACTGCCTCCTCATCAGTTGCGGAGTTGCCCACTGTTAGCAAGAAGGTTTCCATTAACCGTGGCACGCTTGCCCAGCTAGATTCGCTTCCTGGCATTGGACCTTCGTACGCCCAGCGAATTATTGATTACCGCACGGAGCATGGCGCCTTTAAGAGCATTGATGACCTTGACCAGGTGAGCGGCATAGGGCCGGCGACGATAGATAAAATCAGGGACCTCATTGAGCTTTGA
- a CDS encoding ATP-dependent DNA helicase RecG, with product MHYRAHDSVRLVPGVGPKTVEHLERMGIRSVFDLLHWFPRRYIDASNPLPLNLVQFGFPVAIRVTVDSLVKKRTKRGLSFVDAEVSDDSGVPLTLRFFNQPYVDKKLTIGSTWTCVGAIERFHGQNILPSPVLLDEPQVIPVYPQTKGVTSWMLQKFIRQVINDAEIEDIVPDSLREREELPPYRDMLRLIHQPVSMADEEQGRKAMAFIEAFSFFMNVAQSQQLQVRMAGSIIDVPVEWLKNVVESLPFELTAGQKRVVWDSLTDMKSGKLMTRLLNGDVGSGKTVVAALLAACVAQTGKKSIILAPTEILAQQHAKTVAELLKTAGCRVALWTAATKEDADSADIIVGTHAVIHDNFAVKNVGLVVVDEQHRFGVKQRAALRDKQEHPPHVLAMTATPIPRTLALVLFADLQVSFLKEKPKNRQVIHTDIIPINRRREMEGRIAQEVAAGRQVFVLCPLIEKEEVFTEGEPVVDPKEIKTVSKEAERLRKEHPEFGRVAELHGRMKAKEKEALMAEVKAGKVDVLVATSVIEVGVDLPNATVMVIENAERFGLAQLHQLRGRVGRGKEQSYCFLCPTIGGGPAIERLKALVEYESGFDIAERDLELRGPGDLTGIVQSGLPDFKMARLTDLEFLQRVKGVVQTYVEEHPEFPVQWQERGLSSAVAGLE from the coding sequence ATGCACTACAGAGCACACGATTCAGTCCGGCTTGTCCCCGGCGTAGGTCCAAAAACCGTAGAACACCTGGAACGGATGGGGATCCGTAGTGTTTTTGATTTGTTGCACTGGTTCCCGCGCCGCTACATTGACGCATCAAACCCGCTCCCCTTGAACCTGGTGCAGTTCGGTTTTCCGGTGGCAATCCGGGTGACCGTAGACTCTCTGGTAAAGAAACGAACCAAGAGAGGGCTCTCTTTTGTTGACGCAGAAGTCTCTGATGACAGTGGAGTTCCCCTGACGCTCCGCTTTTTTAACCAGCCCTATGTGGATAAGAAGCTGACCATTGGCAGCACATGGACGTGTGTAGGGGCCATAGAGCGGTTCCATGGGCAAAATATCCTGCCCAGTCCCGTGCTATTGGATGAACCCCAGGTTATACCGGTCTATCCTCAGACAAAGGGGGTGACTAGCTGGATGCTTCAGAAGTTCATCCGCCAGGTCATAAACGATGCGGAAATAGAGGATATAGTGCCAGACAGCCTGCGGGAGCGGGAAGAGCTGCCACCGTACCGCGACATGCTGCGTCTCATCCATCAGCCGGTGTCTATGGCCGACGAAGAGCAGGGGCGCAAGGCTATGGCGTTCATTGAGGCCTTCTCATTCTTCATGAATGTGGCGCAAAGCCAACAACTCCAGGTGAGAATGGCAGGAAGTATCATTGACGTGCCCGTAGAGTGGCTTAAAAATGTCGTAGAATCATTGCCATTTGAATTAACGGCGGGGCAGAAGCGCGTAGTGTGGGATTCGCTCACGGACATGAAATCGGGGAAATTGATGACTCGCCTACTCAATGGCGACGTAGGTTCCGGAAAAACTGTCGTGGCTGCCCTGCTTGCCGCATGTGTCGCACAGACGGGAAAGAAAAGTATCATTTTGGCACCTACGGAGATTTTGGCACAACAGCATGCAAAGACTGTTGCTGAGTTACTGAAAACCGCCGGCTGCCGTGTAGCGTTGTGGACTGCCGCTACGAAGGAAGATGCGGATAGTGCGGATATTATTGTGGGTACGCATGCTGTTATTCATGACAATTTTGCCGTGAAGAATGTGGGCTTGGTTGTGGTGGACGAGCAGCACCGCTTTGGGGTGAAGCAGCGCGCAGCCTTACGGGACAAGCAGGAGCATCCCCCGCATGTCCTTGCCATGACTGCCACGCCGATTCCCCGCACACTGGCCCTCGTCTTGTTCGCCGACCTCCAGGTTTCCTTCCTTAAGGAAAAGCCCAAGAACAGGCAGGTTATCCATACCGACATCATCCCCATTAACCGCCGCCGTGAGATGGAAGGGCGCATTGCACAGGAAGTTGCCGCAGGCAGGCAAGTGTTTGTGCTGTGTCCCCTCATTGAAAAGGAGGAAGTCTTTACTGAAGGCGAACCTGTCGTGGATCCTAAGGAGATTAAGACTGTCTCCAAAGAGGCGGAGCGGTTACGCAAAGAGCATCCTGAGTTTGGACGGGTTGCCGAACTGCATGGCCGCATGAAAGCAAAGGAAAAAGAGGCTCTCATGGCCGAAGTTAAGGCAGGCAAGGTGGATGTCCTGGTTGCCACATCGGTCATTGAGGTGGGAGTTGACCTGCCCAATGCTACGGTCATGGTCATAGAGAATGCAGAGCGCTTTGGCCTTGCCCAGCTTCATCAGCTAAGGGGCCGGGTTGGGCGTGGCAAGGAACAATCATACTGCTTCCTTTGCCCTACTATTGGCGGTGGCCCAGCCATTGAGCGGCTTAAGGCGCTGGTGGAATATGAAAGTGGGTTTGATATTGCCGAGCGCGACCTGGAACTCCGTGGACCTGGCGACTTGACGGGCATCGTGCAATCGGGGCTTCCAGACTTTAAAATGGCTCGATTAACAGATTTGGAATTCCTCCAGCGCGTTAAGGGCGTGGTGCAGACTTACGTTGAAGAACATCCCGAATTCCCAGTTCAGTGGCAGGAAAGGGGCTTGTCTAGCGCCGTGGCGGGATTGGAGTAG
- the mnmA gene encoding tRNA 2-thiouridine(34) synthase MnmA, with the protein MPKVIVGMSGGVDSSVAAALLLEQGFEVEGMFMKNWSPSTLQSLTDCPWEQDQADAEKVCLELGIPFRSINFEQEYKEKVVDYFLREYAAGRTPNPDIMCNKEIKFSVFLDKAREMGADGMATGHYARVRDGVLYRGLDARKDQSYFLYALNKSQLETAYFPVGELEKSMVREKAAALNLATASKKDSQGICFIGHLDLKKFLLEQIGAKPGRTYLLPPYVAGEAFSERVRKALVVGEHRGAMFYTIGERAGEAIDNGVLRSYTNDPDTKPVYVVATEAASNRLYVSLDRYDQDLMSTFIELEGWQTTGGDTDPSIVSTIDMKAKNGLIGVQGRYQQQPVAVKKITAGAGVVRVETDPLWAVAPGQSLVFYEGDRVWGGGIVCTTEHTIQSGLSPA; encoded by the coding sequence ATGCCTAAGGTAATTGTGGGGATGTCCGGAGGCGTCGACTCCTCCGTCGCGGCTGCGCTTCTCTTGGAGCAGGGCTTTGAAGTGGAGGGCATGTTCATGAAGAACTGGTCCCCCTCGACCCTCCAATCTTTGACTGATTGCCCTTGGGAGCAGGACCAGGCAGACGCAGAAAAGGTCTGCTTAGAACTTGGCATTCCTTTCCGCTCTATTAATTTTGAGCAGGAATACAAGGAGAAGGTGGTGGATTATTTCTTGCGGGAATACGCCGCAGGACGCACTCCAAACCCGGATATCATGTGCAACAAGGAGATTAAGTTCTCGGTGTTCTTGGACAAGGCCAGGGAAATGGGGGCGGATGGCATGGCTACGGGACACTATGCACGGGTGAGGGACGGGGTACTTTACCGCGGCTTGGATGCCCGGAAGGACCAATCCTATTTTCTGTATGCATTGAACAAGTCCCAGTTGGAAACAGCGTACTTCCCAGTGGGTGAACTTGAGAAGAGTATGGTACGCGAGAAGGCTGCAGCCCTGAACTTGGCAACGGCGAGCAAGAAAGACAGCCAAGGCATCTGCTTCATTGGCCACCTGGACTTGAAGAAATTCCTCTTGGAACAGATTGGGGCAAAGCCTGGGCGCACCTATTTGCTGCCACCTTACGTGGCAGGAGAGGCTTTCTCTGAACGTGTACGAAAAGCATTAGTAGTAGGGGAGCATCGAGGGGCGATGTTCTACACTATTGGAGAGCGCGCAGGGGAGGCAATAGACAACGGCGTACTACGTTCGTACACAAATGATCCCGATACTAAGCCCGTATATGTTGTGGCTACAGAAGCTGCATCCAATAGGCTCTATGTGAGCCTGGACAGGTATGACCAGGACCTCATGAGCACTTTTATTGAGCTTGAAGGGTGGCAGACCACTGGTGGGGATACCGATCCGTCTATTGTATCGACCATCGACATGAAGGCGAAAAACGGACTTATCGGCGTGCAGGGTAGGTACCAACAGCAACCAGTGGCGGTGAAAAAAATTACTGCCGGAGCAGGGGTGGTGAGGGTAGAGACGGATCCCCTTTGGGCTGTTGCACCAGGTCAGTCGCTTGTTTTTTATGAAGGTGATAGGGTGTGGGGAGGAGGAATAGTATGCACTACAGAGCACACGATTCAGTCCGGCTTGTCCCCGGCGTAG